The Glycine soja cultivar W05 chromosome 19, ASM419377v2, whole genome shotgun sequence genomic sequence AGTGAATAAGTTCTTTCTACCATTCATTCTTTtggttctttcttttcttcttctacttgtCTTATGGTAAAACCAACTTGGAGATCTCTCCAAACTTGAACATGAAAAATTGTTAGCAAAGAAACAAGAATGGAACAATTTCACACAGCTACCCCAGACAacagatttctttttttttttttttaaaaaaatgtttaaacatGCACAGTCATTATGAAACTTTtcaccaataaaaaattatctttatataatatttttaaaataattattataaaaattattaaatttatcgtaaataacaatttataaataaataataatgtaattttaaactGTCGGTGGTTAAAGTTCATTGAAATTAGTATAGAATgagatttttaatgaaaaagttaGATTTGCATCATTTCTTGACTTCTAGATctccataaattaatttaacaatggCAAACAAAGTTATCAAACTCGAGAATTTACACAGATTCGTGAAACTTTCATAGAGTAGACTCAACTCGTAGACTCGTAAAAatctacttcatataaaaataataacaaaatatctataaataacatactaattaaacatttcaacaatataataaagtaaaacaGTAAATTATAAAGttcagaatatttaaataactaagtctagtaataatacatcacCAGTGGACAATAATTTGTAGAGGTGGTTATAATAGTGGTAGATCATTCTCATtgagggtttgatgttattagagaacaaggaATAACACGCtaaatgaaggtatgttgaatACTAAACAGACAGAAAACAATAcaaaatgacttatattttggtctaatttttttaacttgctaactcGTTGTGGACTCGGTGGTAAACTCGAGAGAGTTTACCAGATTTACTTGGGGTTATTAGAATTTACCTAGAGTttactaaaaaaagaatttactaAAGAATCAACTCGCAAAGGACAAGTAGACtcataaaatcttaaaaattagcGAGTTAACTCGAAAGTTTGATAATCATGATGACAAGCAATATTTCTCCCTCATTGTGCCTAGTACATAATCTCTGTATTGAGTTTGTTTCTGTTTGGTTAAATAGTGACACAAGTTTCAACATAGAATCAACTTGCTAATAATTTAATCACACATCTTAACTATActtaatttaaacattaaaattaattatattaaaaccaaccttaactaaatttaaaagggcacatgtgtgtgtttgtttgctTGCTTCTTAGTAGTTCTTAACTCAAATTGGTAAGCGTGTAAAtgacaaaaacaataataagtACCTTCTTCTGCCCATGTTCAACATACTATTTCCAAACTTGGTCTTTTTAACTTTGTGGTCAAATATGTTACCGTAAAAGGTGCATCTGGTCATTCTTTTGATTTGAGCCTTTGACTTTAACTTTGTtgaattatcattaattttctctttttggaaaatgtgataTGACCAGAATGCCCATCACAATGCTCAAGGAGGTGTGGCAAGACCCAGTACCACAAGCCCTGCATGTTTTTCTGTCAGAAGTGTTGTAGGAAGTGCCTATGTGTGCCACCGGGGTATTATGGGAACAAAGCAGTGTGCCCTTGCTACAACAACTGGAAGACCAAGGAAGGAGGACCCAAATGCCCTTAATAACCTTATGCTATGTTCTTCATCAAATTAACAAAGATATAATAtagctttaatttattatatccaTATCATATAATTTTCTTGGTCCTTTCTATGTCTTAATTAACCAAAAAATGTATGTCCATTTTGGTCTTAGTAATACTTTGTTGTATTGAAGATGCCTTTTGGAGATAGTGTGTGTGTGGGCTCCTCTGCATCATACCACTCCTTATTATGGCATTGTTGGCTTTTAAATGAAGTGTGTCTAATACTGTTGCTGTCAtctatggattttttttcttttttcttttttatcatgtaTCTATGGAAATTCCATGAGGCTATGCTAtcatttctctttttcactttattGTATGAACAATGGCAAACATATTATTATCATGTTTAAATGTCACATGCATGGCATCGATCGATACACTTTAGCTTGTAATTCCTTATTGGCAAAATATTAACAAGTACAAGCAAAAGTAACGTGTTTGGTTTCATGTTTACATACAAAAAATTCACATTTGTGACGTGTAAATCCTGAACCTAATAATATTAGCTTTTACGAAAAAAGCAAAATGATTTTGGATTTCAAATGAAATTGACACAGATGCAAACGTgcaatgaaaagaaataaaagtctTTGAACATTTGTATGAGtataatttttgtgtgtgtgccCAAGCAAAACACACAGAAGAACTCCTCTCGTAAGTCATCAAGACCAATTGGATAGCGTAACTAACGTAGCAGCAAAAAATATTATGGATCACAAGAAAATAGTTATGCAGAACATAAAGCAAGGCATACAAAGACCAAAGTTGTGAACCCccaaaaaaagttaatataatggtggtatataaaaaattacaaagttaCTGCTAATTGCTTAAGGGTTGGTCAAGTATCACTCCAAACGAAAATGGTTCTCAATGTTATCCTCAATTAGTACCATTACATAGTGCATAGCAAAAAATGAAAGCATGTCCAAAATGAATCTTTGGAATGAACGTAATTATTTCCACCTTTGACTTCGATCTTTAGTTTGTCCACTACATCGGCCATCAAGTGACAAAATTTGGTGTCGGCAGTTAAACAACTAACCAATCCTTCATTGATCTCAGCTCTTCATGAAATTGTGGATGTAACACCAATGAAG encodes the following:
- the LOC114399155 gene encoding gibberellin-regulated protein 4-like; translation: MAVANKLLSVLIIALIAISMLQTVVMASHGHGGHHYNDKKKYGPGSLKSFQCPSQCSRRCGKTQYHKPCMFFCQKCCRKCLCVPPGYYGNKAVCPCYNNWKTKEGGPKCP